In one Bacillus sp. PK3_68 genomic region, the following are encoded:
- a CDS encoding ribonuclease J: protein MIPLGGVGEIGKNMTVVEVDEEIFIIDSGLMFPENEMLGIDIVIPDISYLIDNKERIKGIFLTHGHEDAIGSLGYVLQKIKAPVYGTKLTIALAKMRLREENVKEEVKYYTVHSDTRLRFDSVEVTFFRTTHSIPDSVGVAIHTSEGAIVHTGEFKFDQAAKGLYSPDIGKMAQIGQNGVFMLLSDSTEAERPGHTTSEEVIASQLSDAFHMAKGRIIVASYASNLIRIQQVFDAAYENGRKVAVSGKSLQRVNDVAIKLGYLNVQEDVLVSLQEIAEYPENEIVILTTGVQGEPIEALQKMAKGTNKLVRIKEGDTVLITATPSPGLELLMAKTVNLLYRSGANVVTGSRKVHVSGHGFQEDLKFMLNLMKPRYFIPIQGEYRMLKAHAKLAAQTGVPVENIYIPEKGDVIEYKNDKLRVSSKVSAGNVLIDGIGVGDVGNIVLRDRKLLSQDGIFIVVITLSKKQKRIVSGPEIISRGFVYVRESEKLMEQSTKLITDIVEKNMAGESFDWSSIKQDIRDQLNSFLFEKTKRRPMILPIIMEV from the coding sequence GTGATTCCGCTTGGCGGAGTAGGTGAAATTGGAAAGAATATGACGGTAGTCGAAGTGGATGAAGAGATTTTTATAATTGACAGCGGGCTCATGTTCCCGGAAAATGAAATGCTCGGAATCGATATCGTCATCCCTGATATTTCTTATTTAATTGATAATAAAGAACGTATTAAAGGGATCTTTTTAACGCACGGACATGAAGACGCCATCGGCTCGTTAGGCTATGTGCTGCAAAAAATTAAAGCGCCTGTGTATGGAACGAAGCTGACAATTGCCTTGGCAAAAATGCGTTTACGTGAGGAGAACGTAAAGGAAGAAGTAAAGTATTATACGGTGCATTCAGATACGCGGCTCCGTTTTGATAGTGTGGAAGTAACATTTTTCCGCACAACTCATAGCATTCCGGATTCTGTTGGTGTAGCCATTCACACTTCCGAAGGAGCCATCGTGCATACGGGGGAATTTAAGTTTGATCAGGCCGCAAAAGGTCTTTATTCACCTGATATTGGAAAGATGGCTCAAATTGGCCAGAATGGGGTGTTTATGCTCTTATCTGATTCTACAGAGGCAGAGCGCCCGGGCCACACAACGTCTGAAGAAGTGATTGCTAGCCAGTTATCGGATGCTTTTCATATGGCAAAAGGACGTATTATTGTCGCTTCATATGCCTCCAATTTAATTCGTATCCAGCAAGTATTTGACGCTGCTTACGAGAATGGCCGCAAAGTGGCCGTCAGCGGTAAAAGCTTGCAGCGTGTGAACGATGTGGCGATCAAGCTAGGCTATTTAAATGTTCAAGAAGATGTATTGGTTAGCCTGCAGGAAATTGCTGAATATCCGGAAAATGAAATTGTAATTTTAACAACGGGCGTGCAGGGAGAACCAATTGAAGCACTGCAAAAAATGGCAAAAGGAACGAACAAGCTCGTAAGAATTAAAGAGGGGGATACAGTTTTAATTACGGCTACGCCTTCTCCGGGATTAGAGCTGCTTATGGCAAAGACAGTGAATCTTCTTTATCGTTCCGGGGCAAATGTGGTAACAGGCAGCCGTAAAGTGCATGTTTCTGGTCACGGCTTCCAAGAAGATTTAAAGTTTATGCTCAATCTCATGAAACCACGTTATTTTATTCCTATTCAGGGTGAATACCGCATGTTGAAAGCCCATGCCAAGCTAGCTGCTCAAACAGGCGTACCCGTGGAGAACATTTATATCCCTGAAAAAGGGGATGTGATTGAATATAAAAACGATAAATTGCGCGTCAGCTCTAAAGTATCTGCAGGCAATGTCCTGATTGATGGAATCGGCGTAGGAGATGTAGGCAACATCGTCTTGCGAGACCGTAAGCTTTTGTCACAGGATGGAATTTTCATTGTCGTCATTACGCTAAGCAAAAAACAAAAACGGATTGTCTCCGGTCCAGAGATCATATCGCGTGGTTTTGTGTACGTACGAGAGTCCGAGAAACTGATGGAGCAATCGACGAAATTAATCACTGATATCGTAGAAAAAAATATGGCTGGCGAATCTTTTGATTGGTCAAGCATTAAGCAAGATATTAGAGATCAACTGAATTCATTCCTATTTGAAAAAACGAAACGTCGTCCAATGATCCTTCCCATCATCATGGAAGTCTAG
- a CDS encoding ABC transporter ATP-binding protein encodes MEYVIEMLGIRKEFNGFVANDDITLQLRKGEIHALLGENGAGKSTLMNVLFGLYQPEKGEIKVHGETVHISNPNVANELGIGMVHQHFMLVDTFTVTENIILGKEPKSGGKIDIKQAEQKVREISEQYGLAVDPTAKVSDISVGMQQRVEILKTLYRGAEILIFDEPTAVLTPQEIKELIQIMKTLIKEGKSIILITHKLKEIMEVCDRVTVIRKGKGIGTVNVSETDPNHLASLMVGREVTFKTDKQEAQPKDSVLEIKSLFVKDTRGIPAVRGLNLTVHAGEIVGICGVDGNGQSELIEAITGLQKAESGSILVSGREITNLKPRKITEQGVAHIPQDRHKHGLVLDFPIGENMVLQTYYQQPYSKAGVLNYKEIYKKAGRLIKEYDVRTPSEYTPARALSGGNQQKAIIGREVDRDPDLLIAAQPTRGLDVGAIEFIHKRLIEQRDKGKAVLLISFELDEILNISDRIAVIYEGEIVAIVNPKETTEQELGLLMAGSKRKEAGEMNV; translated from the coding sequence GTGGAATATGTTATTGAAATGCTCGGCATTCGCAAAGAGTTCAATGGATTTGTTGCCAATGATGATATAACGCTTCAATTGCGCAAGGGAGAAATTCATGCGTTGCTTGGGGAGAATGGTGCAGGCAAGTCCACGTTGATGAATGTTTTATTTGGGCTATATCAGCCTGAAAAAGGTGAAATCAAAGTTCATGGCGAAACAGTTCACATTTCCAATCCCAACGTGGCAAATGAACTGGGTATCGGCATGGTCCATCAGCACTTTATGCTCGTTGATACATTTACAGTCACCGAAAATATTATTCTCGGAAAAGAGCCTAAGTCAGGTGGGAAAATTGACATCAAGCAAGCGGAGCAAAAAGTTAGAGAAATTTCTGAACAATATGGACTGGCTGTAGATCCGACAGCGAAAGTGTCAGACATTTCCGTTGGAATGCAGCAACGTGTCGAAATTTTAAAAACTCTTTACAGGGGTGCAGAAATACTAATTTTTGATGAACCGACGGCTGTATTAACCCCGCAGGAAATTAAAGAGCTCATCCAAATCATGAAAACCCTTATTAAAGAGGGCAAGTCTATTATTCTGATTACACATAAATTGAAAGAAATCATGGAAGTGTGTGATCGTGTAACGGTTATCCGTAAAGGAAAAGGGATCGGTACAGTGAATGTATCGGAAACGGACCCTAACCATCTAGCCAGCTTAATGGTCGGAAGGGAAGTTACATTCAAAACGGATAAACAGGAAGCGCAACCGAAAGACAGTGTGTTGGAAATCAAAAGTTTATTCGTCAAGGATACAAGAGGCATTCCGGCAGTAAGAGGATTAAATTTAACTGTCCATGCTGGAGAGATTGTCGGTATTTGCGGGGTAGACGGCAATGGACAGAGCGAGCTGATCGAGGCCATTACCGGGCTTCAAAAAGCCGAAAGCGGTTCAATTCTTGTCAGCGGTCGGGAAATTACGAATCTCAAGCCGCGGAAAATAACAGAGCAAGGGGTAGCGCATATTCCTCAAGATCGCCATAAACATGGACTTGTACTTGATTTTCCGATAGGGGAGAACATGGTTTTACAAACGTATTATCAGCAACCTTATTCTAAAGCAGGCGTTTTAAATTATAAAGAGATCTATAAAAAGGCCGGCCGATTGATCAAGGAATATGATGTGCGGACGCCATCGGAATATACACCGGCCCGCGCATTGTCAGGCGGAAACCAGCAAAAAGCGATTATTGGCCGGGAAGTAGACCGTGATCCCGATCTTCTTATTGCCGCTCAACCAACCCGTGGACTGGATGTTGGTGCGATTGAATTTATTCATAAGCGACTCATCGAGCAACGGGACAAAGGAAAAGCGGTATTGCTAATCTCCTTTGAATTAGATGAAATCCTTAACATTAGCGACAGGATCGCTGTTATTTATGAAGGAGAGATTGTGGCTATTGTTAATCCAAAAGAAACAACCGAGCAAGAGCTTGGATTGTTGATGGCTGGCTCCAAACGAAAGGAAGCAGGTGAGATGAATGTCTAA
- a CDS encoding ABC transporter permease → MSKRFSNMAVPVVSVLLGLITGAIIMLISGYNPISGYVALWNGAFGDTFYLGETLRQMTPYIFAGLAVAFAFRTGLFNIGVEGQLLVGWLASVWVGVAFDLPKAIHLPLSLLAAAAAGALWGLIPGLLKARLHVHEVIVTIMMNYIALHVTNHLIRNVISDQSDATEAVKETASLKSPFFESITDFSSLHNGIYLGIIAAIIMWFVLEKTTLGYELRSVGFSQHASQYAGMNVSRNIVLSMVISGAFAGLGGAMEGLGTFGNAFLHSGFSGIGFDGIAVALLGGNAAIGVVLASLLFGALKVGALNMPIESGVPNELVEIVIALIIFFVASSYMIKWLLSRFKKEEK, encoded by the coding sequence ATGTCTAAACGGTTTTCTAATATGGCAGTCCCTGTTGTATCTGTATTGTTAGGATTAATTACAGGAGCCATTATTATGTTAATCAGCGGCTACAATCCGATCAGCGGTTATGTTGCACTTTGGAATGGCGCATTTGGGGATACCTTCTATCTCGGTGAAACGCTTCGGCAAATGACTCCATATATATTTGCCGGTCTAGCTGTGGCATTTGCATTTCGGACAGGCCTGTTCAATATTGGTGTGGAAGGCCAGCTGTTAGTTGGCTGGTTGGCTTCAGTTTGGGTTGGGGTAGCTTTCGATTTGCCGAAAGCCATTCACTTACCGCTCTCTCTTTTGGCAGCGGCAGCGGCCGGTGCACTTTGGGGACTGATTCCAGGGTTGTTAAAAGCTCGTCTCCATGTCCATGAAGTTATTGTGACAATTATGATGAATTATATTGCTTTGCACGTGACAAATCATTTAATAAGAAATGTTATTAGTGATCAGTCTGATGCAACGGAAGCAGTGAAAGAAACAGCTAGTTTAAAATCTCCGTTCTTCGAATCGATCACAGATTTTTCTTCCCTTCATAACGGAATTTATCTTGGAATTATTGCCGCTATTATTATGTGGTTTGTTCTTGAAAAAACAACGCTCGGATACGAGCTTCGTTCAGTTGGTTTTAGTCAGCATGCTTCCCAGTATGCCGGTATGAATGTCAGTCGCAATATTGTTCTTTCAATGGTCATTTCAGGTGCGTTTGCTGGTCTTGGAGGAGCGATGGAAGGGCTAGGGACGTTTGGAAATGCCTTCTTGCACTCTGGATTTTCCGGCATAGGCTTCGATGGAATCGCTGTAGCACTTCTTGGTGGAAATGCAGCTATTGGTGTTGTGCTCGCTTCTTTACTATTCGGTGCTTTAAAAGTTGGAGCATTAAATATGCCAATTGAATCAGGTGTGCCGAACGAGCTTGTTGAAATCGTTATTGCTTTAATTATTTTCTTTGTTGCTTCCAGCTATATGATAAAATGGCTTCTCAGCCGATTCAAAAAGGAGGAGAAATAA
- a CDS encoding DNA translocase FtsK: protein MANKKKKKSSKRTKKSMQIKEAIKLELIGIITIALSLIGIIRLGAVGNAFVYFFRFFLGEWYMIGFIAAILYGIYIMAKRKRPLLFRRKQVGLYVILMSVLLLSHVKLFELLGNGRSFNEPSVLINTWDLYWLEVKEGTASSHDLGGGMIGATLFAVSYFLFDTLGTKILSFVLIMIGLILITGRSFGEIFNKLFVAGQKNFKKQWAVFLQDMKEWKDERKTRRADRVEEDEKIPERASERTVEPHSPLTNNEDNYSAPEPIISSFTERAYQEEAEPVLERGKEEKARPAQAAEKEEDDRAPSMTFTEVENKDYQLPSINLLTRPQQTDQSREYKQIHANAAKLERTFQSFGVKAKVTQVHLGPAVTKYEVHPDVGVKVSKIVSLSDDLALALAAKDIRMEAPIPGKSAIGIEVPNSEVAMVSLREVLEASANEKPGSKLMIAFGRDITGEAVSAELNKMPHLLVAGATGSGKSVCINGIITSILMRAKPHEVKLMMIDPKMVELNVYNGIPHLLAPVVTDAKKASQALKKVVGEMERRYDLFSHSGTRNIEGYNTHVKRHNEETGEKQPLLPYIVVIVDELADLMMVASGDVEDSITRLAQMARAAGIHLIIATQRPSVDVITGVIKANIPSRIAFAVSSMTDSRTILDMGGAEKLLGRGDMLFFPSGASKPIRVQGAFLSDEEVEEVVDYVISQQKAQYQEDMIPDDTPETTSEVEDELYEEAVQLVADMQTASVSMLQRRFRIGYSRAARLIDEMEMRGVVGPYEGSKPRTVLISKQAEEHMQ, encoded by the coding sequence ATGGCAAATAAAAAGAAGAAAAAATCGTCCAAGCGGACAAAAAAATCAATGCAAATCAAAGAAGCGATTAAGCTGGAGTTAATTGGAATTATCACCATTGCCTTGAGCCTCATCGGCATCATAAGACTCGGCGCAGTAGGCAATGCTTTCGTTTATTTTTTTCGATTTTTCCTCGGCGAATGGTATATGATTGGCTTCATCGCTGCGATCCTTTATGGAATTTACATAATGGCAAAACGTAAGAGGCCTCTTCTGTTTCGTAGGAAACAGGTGGGACTGTATGTTATTTTGATGAGCGTATTACTTTTAAGTCATGTAAAGCTGTTTGAGCTGCTTGGAAACGGTCGGTCGTTTAATGAGCCGAGCGTCTTAATTAACACATGGGATCTTTACTGGCTGGAGGTAAAAGAAGGAACGGCCAGCAGCCACGACCTGGGAGGCGGGATGATCGGTGCCACGCTATTTGCTGTTTCCTACTTTTTATTTGATACGCTTGGCACAAAAATTTTGAGTTTCGTTCTTATCATGATTGGTTTGATTTTAATTACCGGCCGGTCGTTTGGAGAAATTTTTAACAAGCTATTTGTAGCCGGTCAGAAAAACTTTAAAAAGCAGTGGGCTGTATTTCTCCAAGATATGAAAGAGTGGAAGGATGAGAGAAAGACAAGACGGGCCGATCGGGTGGAAGAGGATGAAAAAATACCTGAAAGAGCATCTGAAAGAACAGTAGAGCCACATTCCCCATTGACTAATAATGAAGACAATTATTCGGCTCCGGAGCCGATTATTTCAAGTTTTACCGAGCGTGCTTATCAGGAGGAAGCGGAGCCCGTTCTAGAACGGGGAAAAGAAGAAAAGGCAAGGCCAGCCCAGGCCGCTGAAAAAGAAGAGGATGATCGAGCACCTTCTATGACTTTTACAGAGGTAGAAAACAAAGATTATCAGCTTCCTTCGATTAACCTGTTAACAAGGCCCCAGCAAACGGACCAAAGCAGAGAATACAAACAAATCCATGCAAATGCAGCGAAGTTAGAAAGAACATTCCAAAGCTTCGGTGTGAAAGCGAAAGTCACCCAGGTTCACCTAGGGCCTGCTGTGACTAAGTATGAAGTGCATCCTGATGTAGGGGTAAAAGTCAGCAAGATTGTTAGTTTAAGTGATGACCTCGCCCTGGCGTTAGCCGCAAAGGATATCCGGATGGAAGCGCCAATCCCCGGAAAATCGGCTATTGGAATCGAAGTGCCTAATTCGGAGGTAGCTATGGTCTCGCTTCGGGAAGTATTAGAAGCAAGTGCTAATGAAAAACCAGGATCCAAGCTAATGATTGCTTTTGGACGCGACATTACCGGAGAGGCAGTATCGGCTGAATTAAACAAAATGCCCCATTTACTCGTAGCCGGAGCTACAGGAAGTGGGAAGAGTGTTTGTATAAATGGGATTATTACTAGCATCTTAATGCGGGCAAAACCGCATGAGGTCAAGCTCATGATGATTGATCCGAAAATGGTGGAATTAAATGTTTACAATGGCATTCCTCACCTGCTGGCGCCGGTTGTAACAGATGCAAAAAAAGCTTCCCAAGCACTGAAGAAAGTCGTAGGAGAAATGGAGCGTAGATATGATCTGTTCTCTCACAGCGGAACGAGAAACATTGAAGGGTATAACACCCATGTGAAACGCCATAACGAAGAGACAGGAGAAAAGCAGCCGCTTCTTCCTTATATTGTTGTTATCGTTGATGAGCTGGCTGACTTGATGATGGTCGCCTCGGGCGATGTAGAAGATTCTATTACAAGGCTTGCCCAAATGGCACGAGCAGCAGGCATTCATTTAATCATTGCCACTCAGCGACCTTCTGTCGACGTCATTACCGGTGTAATCAAAGCAAACATTCCGTCAAGAATTGCTTTTGCCGTATCTTCAATGACAGACTCGAGAACCATCCTGGATATGGGAGGAGCGGAAAAACTTTTAGGCCGTGGGGATATGCTTTTCTTTCCTTCAGGCGCCTCCAAGCCGATCCGCGTTCAGGGAGCGTTTTTATCTGATGAAGAAGTAGAAGAAGTCGTTGATTATGTGATTTCTCAACAAAAAGCGCAATATCAAGAAGACATGATCCCTGACGATACACCGGAAACGACGAGTGAGGTGGAGGATGAGCTATATGAAGAGGCAGTTCAGCTGGTAGCAGATATGCAAACTGCTTCTGTCTCTATGCTGCAAAGAAGATTTCGTATTGGCTACAGCCGTGCAGCACGGTTGATCGATGAGATGGAAATGCGAGGAGTTGTTGGCCCATATGAAGGCAGCAAACCACGAACAGTTTTAATTTCTAAACAGGCAGAGGAGCATATGCAATAA
- a CDS encoding YlzJ-like family protein has translation MILYTVMPYEHIYPEDTQGNNLEFISWNGIPLFAEREENRYKVVRILSTDPSHYLNQQVTPGQFISL, from the coding sequence ATGATTTTATACACAGTCATGCCGTATGAGCACATTTACCCCGAAGATACTCAAGGGAATAATCTGGAATTTATTTCGTGGAACGGTATTCCACTTTTTGCAGAGCGTGAGGAAAATCGCTATAAAGTTGTCCGGATTCTCAGTACCGATCCGTCCCACTATTTAAACCAGCAAGTAACACCCGGCCAATTCATTTCCCTTTAA
- a CDS encoding GntR family transcriptional regulator has translation MTIKSDSRHLYLQVIDRLKRDIEAGVYKEREKLPSEFELAKQLGVSRATLREALRILEEENVIIRRHGVGTFVNAKPLFTSGIEQLKSVTDMIIQANMEPGTIFLNSGIQNPTEEDMRRFDCGPDEEIFVIERVRTANGEPVVYCLDKIPVNYYPESYNYGDESLFSLLDRTSSRKISHAVAQIEPFGYHEKVSPILQCDPETALLILKQLHFDETDQPILYSVNYFKADKFSFHVLRKRF, from the coding sequence ATGACAATAAAGTCGGATAGCCGGCATTTATACCTTCAAGTAATTGATCGTTTGAAAAGAGATATTGAAGCAGGGGTTTATAAGGAGAGAGAAAAGCTTCCTTCCGAGTTCGAACTAGCCAAGCAGCTAGGGGTGAGTCGTGCTACCCTAAGAGAGGCCCTGCGTATTCTTGAAGAGGAAAATGTCATTATCCGCAGGCATGGAGTCGGAACATTTGTAAACGCAAAACCGCTGTTTACCTCAGGCATTGAGCAGCTGAAGAGTGTAACGGACATGATCATTCAAGCAAATATGGAGCCGGGAACGATCTTTTTAAATTCGGGTATACAAAACCCGACTGAAGAAGATATGCGGCGGTTTGACTGCGGACCGGACGAAGAAATATTTGTAATCGAACGGGTGCGCACAGCTAACGGGGAACCGGTTGTCTATTGTTTGGATAAGATTCCGGTTAACTATTATCCGGAGAGTTATAACTATGGCGATGAATCACTTTTTTCACTGCTTGATCGGACAAGCAGTCGGAAGATCTCCCACGCGGTCGCCCAAATTGAACCGTTTGGCTATCATGAGAAAGTGTCACCCATTCTTCAATGCGATCCTGAAACTGCTCTGCTCATCTTAAAACAATTGCATTTTGATGAAACAGATCAGCCGATTCTTTACTCCGTGAACTACTTCAAAGCGGATAAATTCAGTTTCCACGTCTTGAGAAAGCGGTTCTAG
- a CDS encoding ClpP family protease, with translation MDIEKKTMEETEPEEQNEKPQSSLMEKIQQLGQTNVPQLSSDSPVHCLTIIGQIEGHLQLPPQNKTTKYEHVIPQIVAIEQNPSIKGLLIVLNTVGGDVEAGLAISEMLASLSKPTVSIVLGGGHSIGVPIAVSCDYSFIASTATMTIHPIRLTGLVIGVPQSFEYLDKMQERVVNFVTKHSAISEEKFKELMLAKGNLTRDIGTNVVGKDAVQYGLIKEVGGIGEAMRKLNELIAAKEQGGAMIQ, from the coding sequence ATGGATATAGAAAAGAAAACAATGGAAGAAACAGAGCCGGAAGAACAGAATGAGAAACCCCAATCTTCTTTAATGGAGAAAATTCAACAGCTCGGACAGACAAATGTCCCCCAGCTTTCAAGTGATTCTCCTGTACATTGCCTCACTATTATTGGCCAAATTGAAGGGCACTTGCAGCTCCCTCCGCAAAATAAAACAACAAAATATGAGCACGTCATTCCGCAAATTGTGGCCATTGAACAGAACCCCTCAATCAAGGGGCTGCTCATTGTTTTAAATACTGTGGGAGGAGATGTTGAAGCAGGGCTCGCTATTTCTGAGATGCTTGCTTCATTGTCAAAGCCAACCGTTTCCATTGTTCTTGGAGGAGGGCATTCTATTGGTGTACCGATTGCTGTTTCCTGTGATTATTCCTTTATTGCTTCCACGGCTACTATGACCATTCATCCAATCCGGCTGACTGGTCTCGTGATTGGTGTTCCGCAAAGCTTTGAGTATTTGGATAAAATGCAGGAAAGAGTAGTCAATTTTGTTACAAAGCACTCAGCTATTTCAGAAGAAAAGTTTAAGGAACTAATGTTGGCAAAGGGGAACTTAACAAGGGATATAGGTACAAATGTAGTTGGCAAGGACGCTGTCCAGTACGGCTTAATTAAAGAAGTAGGCGGAATCGGGGAAGCGATGAGGAAGCTAAATGAATTGATTGCTGCTAAAGAACAAGGCGGAGCGATGATCCAATGA
- a CDS encoding BMP family protein, whose amino-acid sequence MTKRKFGLAMSLVLAAGTILGACGGGNDDGEKSQKGNNKKDDQFTVAMVTDVGGVDDKSFNQSAWEGLQEFGKDNNLEKGTSGYDYIQSKSDADYKTNLNTAVRNKFDLVYGIGYKLKPAIEEVAKQRKDSHFAIVDDVIEGQDNVASITFKEHEGSFLVGVAAGLTTKSNKIGFIGGTDSDLINKFAAGFQAGVKAVNPKATVKIEYAGAFDKADKGQQMASAMYGSGIDIIYHAAGATGNGVFTEAKNEKQKNPDKDVWVIGVDRDQAEEGKVTVNGKEENITLTSMVKRVDIAVKDLATKAKEGKFPGGELLEYGLEDNAVSIAPTQDNLSEDVKKAVQEWTEKVKNGEVKVPLKPEGK is encoded by the coding sequence ATGACAAAACGCAAGTTTGGTCTTGCCATGTCCCTTGTTCTTGCAGCCGGTACGATCCTTGGTGCATGCGGTGGCGGCAATGATGATGGAGAGAAAAGCCAAAAGGGCAACAACAAGAAAGATGATCAGTTTACAGTAGCTATGGTTACCGATGTAGGTGGAGTGGATGATAAATCCTTTAACCAGTCTGCCTGGGAAGGATTACAGGAGTTTGGCAAGGATAACAACCTGGAAAAAGGAACAAGCGGCTATGACTATATCCAATCAAAGTCAGATGCTGACTACAAAACGAACTTAAATACAGCAGTTCGTAATAAATTTGATCTGGTTTATGGAATTGGTTATAAACTTAAGCCAGCTATTGAAGAAGTAGCAAAACAGCGTAAAGACAGCCACTTTGCTATCGTTGACGATGTGATCGAAGGCCAAGATAACGTAGCAAGCATTACATTTAAAGAGCATGAAGGTTCTTTCCTTGTCGGTGTAGCAGCTGGATTGACTACTAAATCCAATAAAATTGGCTTCATCGGTGGAACTGACAGTGACTTAATTAACAAATTTGCAGCTGGCTTCCAGGCTGGTGTGAAAGCGGTTAATCCTAAAGCAACTGTGAAAATTGAGTATGCTGGCGCGTTTGATAAAGCAGACAAAGGACAGCAAATGGCTTCTGCTATGTATGGATCAGGCATCGATATTATTTACCATGCAGCTGGTGCGACAGGTAATGGAGTATTTACAGAAGCGAAAAACGAAAAGCAGAAAAACCCTGATAAAGATGTTTGGGTAATCGGTGTTGACCGTGACCAAGCTGAAGAAGGAAAAGTGACAGTCAATGGAAAAGAAGAAAATATCACATTAACTTCTATGGTTAAGCGTGTAGATATCGCTGTAAAAGACCTAGCTACAAAAGCAAAAGAAGGAAAGTTCCCAGGTGGGGAATTGCTGGAATACGGTCTTGAAGACAACGCTGTAAGCATTGCTCCAACTCAAGATAATTTAAGTGAGGACGTAAAGAAAGCCGTTCAAGAATGGACAGAAAAAGTTAAAAACGGTGAAGTGAAGGTTCCTTTAAAGCCTGAAGGAAAATAA
- a CDS encoding ABC transporter permease codes for MDTLTILSIIISSSLFAAAPLIFTALGGVFSERSGVVNIGLEGLMIIGAFTAIVFNLTFASTFGAATPWVALIAAMIVGGLLSLLHALASITFRADQVVSGVAINFLALGVSLFLVKMLYDKGQTDIIKFNFKKVDIPVLSDIPVIGRLIFSNISYPAIVAIALAFVSWYVLFKTPFGLRLRAVGEHPMAADTMGVNVTKMRYIAVFISGLLGGLGGGVYAQSISLDFSHATITGQGFMALAAMIFGKWHPLGAMGAAIFFGFAQSLSIVGSSIPFLEDIPAVYLLIAPYVLTILALAGFIGRADAPKASGTPYIKGSR; via the coding sequence GTGGATACATTAACGATTTTATCCATTATTATTTCATCGTCTCTTTTCGCAGCCGCCCCGCTTATTTTCACTGCATTAGGCGGTGTTTTCTCCGAGCGTTCCGGTGTCGTTAACATCGGTCTTGAAGGGCTGATGATTATTGGGGCGTTTACAGCTATTGTATTTAATCTAACATTCGCTTCAACCTTTGGAGCGGCTACCCCGTGGGTGGCTCTGATTGCAGCGATGATCGTCGGCGGATTGCTATCGCTTCTTCATGCGCTAGCTTCGATCACTTTCCGTGCCGATCAAGTTGTCAGTGGAGTGGCAATTAACTTTCTAGCTCTCGGTGTATCATTGTTTTTAGTGAAAATGCTTTACGATAAAGGTCAGACAGATATTATTAAATTCAACTTTAAAAAAGTGGATATCCCAGTTTTAAGTGATATTCCGGTGATTGGTCGGTTAATCTTTTCAAATATCTCTTACCCGGCTATTGTAGCGATTGCCCTGGCTTTCGTTTCTTGGTATGTGCTATTTAAAACTCCATTTGGTTTGCGTTTGCGAGCGGTAGGAGAGCATCCGATGGCAGCAGATACAATGGGTGTAAATGTAACGAAAATGCGCTACATTGCTGTTTTCATTTCTGGTTTGCTCGGTGGTTTGGGCGGAGGCGTGTATGCCCAGTCTATTTCACTCGACTTTAGCCATGCGACAATTACAGGCCAAGGCTTCATGGCTCTGGCAGCAATGATTTTTGGAAAATGGCATCCGCTCGGAGCGATGGGGGCAGCGATCTTCTTTGGGTTCGCTCAAAGCTTAAGTATCGTCGGATCAAGTATTCCATTTTTAGAGGATATTCCGGCAGTCTACTTATTAATCGCCCCTTACGTGCTGACAATTCTAGCCCTTGCTGGATTTATTGGTCGGGCCGATGCACCAAAAGCGTCCGGAACCCCATACATCAAAGGCAGCAGGTAA